From the genome of Colletotrichum higginsianum IMI 349063 chromosome 4, whole genome shotgun sequence, one region includes:
- a CDS encoding Isochorismatase produces MPQDRFRPALIVVDFQEDFCPPHGSLAVANGRDIHPVVNSMLRLPFATKIATKDWHPPDHVSFASNHEGKQPFVDTVDIVNPRNGAETFRTRMWPVHCVQGTPGAALVPELDASAVDTVLEKGQNSNVEMYSAFYDPFQSPRVSDTGLAETLRDKGITDVYVVGLAGDYCVKWTALDANKEGFRTFIVEEGTRPVDAERWDECKGELEASGVRIVSVEGPEVRRVVTAGRE; encoded by the exons atgccGCAGGACCGGTTCCGACCGGCGCTTATTGTCGTCGACTTCCAGGAGGATTTTTGCCCGCCG CATGGCTCCCTCGCCGTGGCCAACGGACGCGACATCCACCCGGTCGTCAACTCGATGCTGCGCTTGCCGTTCGCGACAAAGATCGCCACCAAGGACTGGCACCCGCCGGACCACGTCTCGTTCGCCTCGAACCATGAGGGCAAGCAGCCCTTCGTTGACACGGTCGACATTGTCAACCCGCGCAACGGCGCCGAGACGTTCCGCACGCGGATGTGGCCGGTGCACTGCGTGCAGGGGACGCCCGGCGCAGCCCTCGTGCCGGAGCTGgacgcctcggccgtcgacACCGTCCTCGAGAAGGGCCAGAACAGCAACGTCGAGATGTACAGCGCCTTCTACGACCCCTTTCAGTCGCCGCGGGTGTCGGACACCGGCCTCGCGGAGACCCTCAGGGACAAGGGCATTACGGACGTCTACGTGGtcgggctggctggcgaTTACTGCGTCAAGTGGACCGCGCTGGATGCGAACAAGGAAGGCTTCCGGaccttcatcgtcgaggagggcacGAGGCCGGTGGATGCTGAGAGATGGGATGAGTGCAAGGGCGAGTTGGAGGCCAGCGGGGTCAGGATTGTCAGCGTCGAGGGGCCGGAGGTCCGGAGGGTTGTCACGGCAGGGCGGGAATGA
- a CDS encoding Enoyl-CoA hydratase/isomerase: MNKSAASLPASYAALEYDGLAVSHVPPSSSAVTKVVVITLNRPHKYNAVTLDMLDGLEALFNTISEDPRVRAVVLTGEGKAFSAGADLDVGGGRVALAITNCKKPAVVAVNGAAVGIGLTMTLPATIRVAWEGARCGLPFSRRGLVLESCSAFFLPRLIGLSRASHVVATGDVYAVTDPLVGGLFSKLLPSPAETVRYAIGLAGELAAKTSLVSTKLMRDMLLRCPASPEGAHVLDSRVFLQLAGTADNVEGVTSFLEKREPNFTDTVSRESVPFWPWWDGDMGRYVTQLEKAAKL; the protein is encoded by the exons ATGAATAAATCAGCCGCCAGTTTGCCAGCCTCGTACGCGGCTCTCGAGTATGATGGCCTGGCTGTCTCGCACGtcccgccgagctcgtccgCGGTCACCAAGGTGGTCGTGATCACCCTCAACCGACCTCACAAGTACAATGCCGTGACTCTCGACAtgcttgacggcctcgaggcgctcttcaacaccatcagcgAGGACCCCAGAGTCCGCGCCGTGGTTCTCACCGGGGAAGGGAAGGCTTTCTCGGCCGgggccgacctcgacgtcgg GGGTGGCCGCGTCGCGTTGGCCATCACCAACTGCAAGAAacccgccgtcgtcgccgtcaacggcgcgGCAGTCGGCATCGGCCTCACGATGACGCTGCCCGCCACCATCCGCGTGGCCTGGGAGGGCGCGCGGTGCGGGCTCCCCTTCTCCCGGCGCGGCCTCGTGCTCGAGTCCTGCAGCGCCTTCTTCCTGCCGCGCCTCATCGGGCTGTCGAGGGCGAGCCACGTCGTGGCCACGGGCGACGTGTACGCCGTCACGGACCCGTTGGTCGGCGGGCTCTTCTCGAAGctgctgccctcgccggcggagACGGTGCGGTACGCGATCGGCCTGGCGGGGGAGCTCGCCGCGAAGACGTCGCTGGTCAGCACGAAGCTGATGCGCGACATGCTGCTGCGGTGCCCGGCGAGCCCCGAGGGCGCGCACGTGCTGGATTCGCGCGTCTTTTTGCAGCTCGCCGGGACGGCCGACaacgtcgagggcgtcacgAGCTTcctggagaagagggagccGAACTTCACCGACACCGTGAGCCGCGAGAGTGTTCCGTTTTGGCCCTGGTGGGACGGGGATATGGGGCGATATGTCACTCAGCTTGAGAAGGCCGCGAAGCTGTAA
- a CDS encoding FAD dependent oxidoreductase — protein sequence MLADALLLSMSTAYHLSNHPNKFDVTVIDSVDYCGGQAFSIPLDKDRHGASWFNQGVQGGSYIFHHTLTMFARQGYHADPVELQVSFGKDERFWTNVFPTGFLAKHQAEVRRLAFMLRFMRWFEVVFALLPLKLVFKLFFFSDEFTNVVGLPMTALFLGTGNATPEVPAIMLERLCTSPTYGMWYPVDEDSVVSNHPPMVVFPNFTDFYTAWKKDLESRGVTVRLSTELTEIVHRNKRGVLVKTKPRTPARDGHNPVDGDPDAPESEEHYDELVLCVLADTAKKVLGKTSSWRERRVLGSATFSDDITITHHDADYMKKYYENFYDEDKAVRVLGKNGDRDQSSRLEYARDNFRPMYYIRMYDGDLSKLEMSFDTTNYQSQFPDKVPFEQHVFQTIYLNKGRDRKHWTDGEIAEDKIIRADWWHQLCHSWTHYLLVVPWMMFLQARRRTRFAGSWTLVNAHEVAIMSGIAAAVDLGADYPEDLEHDRFAFLSFRLYYLLAYGRWYRRRFQGSGSQRAKDGAGWASGLYGSVYKGPGVATEERSTWREEVKAGRSTENLADGNNGRSQP from the coding sequence ATGTTGGCTGACGCTCTCCTCCTAAGCATGTCGACGGCCTACCACCTCTCCAACCACCCGAACAAGTTCGACGTCACCGTCATCGACTCGGTCGACTACTGCGGAGGCCAGGCCTTCTCGATCCCCCTCGACAAGGACCGCCACGGCGCCAGCTGGTTCAACCAGGGCGTGCAGGGCGGCAGCTACATCTTCCACCACACGCTGACCATGTTCGCGCGCCAGGGGTACCACGCCGATCCCGTCGAGCTGCAGGTCTCGTTCGGCAAGGACGAGCGCTTCTGGACCAACGTCTTCCCCACGGGCTTCCTCGCGAAGCACCAGGCCGAGGTCCGCAGGCTGGCCTTCATGCTGCGGTTCATGCGCTGGTTCGAGGTCGTCTtcgcgctgctgccgctcaAGCTCGTCTTCAAgctgttcttcttctcggacGAGTTCaccaacgtcgtcggcctcccCATGACGGCCCTGTTCCTGGGCACCGGCAATGCGACGCCCGAGGTCCCGGCCATCATGCTGGAGCGCCTCTGCACGTCGCCGACGTACGGCATGTGGTAcccggtcgacgaggacagcgTCGTCTCGAACCACCCGCCGATGGTCGTCTTCCCCAACTTCACCGACTTCTACACCGCCTGGAAGAAGGACCTCGAGTCCCGCGGCGTCACGGTCCGCCTGTCGACCGAGCTGACCGAGATCGTGCACCGCAACAAGCGCGGCGTGCTCGTCAAGACCAAGCCGCGCACCCCGGCCAGGGACGGCCACAaccccgtcgacggcgacccggacGCGCCCGAGTCCGAGGAGCACTACGACGAGCTGGTGCTCtgcgtcctcgccgacacgGCCAAGAAGGTGCTCGGCAAGACGTCGTCCTGGCGCGAGCGCAGGGTCCTCGGGTCCGCCACCTTCTCCGACGACATCACCATCACGcaccacgacgccgactACATGAAGAAGTACTACGAGAACTTttacgacgaggacaaggccgtccgcgtcctcggcAAGAACGGCGACCGCGACCAGTCGTCGCGCCTCGAGTACGCCCGGGACAACTTCCGGCCCATGTACTACATCCGCATGTACGACGGCGACCTCTCCAAGCTCGAGATGAGCTTCGACACGACCAACTACCAGTCCCAGTTCCCGGACAAGGTGCCCTTTGAGCAGCACGTCTTCCAGACCATCTACCTCAACAAGGGCCGCGACCGCAAGCACTGGACCGACGGCGAGATCGCCGAGGACAAGATCATCCGCGCCGACTGGTGGCACCAGCTCTGCCACTCGTGGACGCACTACCTCTTGGTCGTGCCGTGGATGATGTTCCTGCAGGCGCGGCGCCGCACCCGCTTCGCCGGGTCGTGGACCCTGGTCAACGCGCACGAGGTCGCCATCATGTcgggcatcgccgccgccgtcgacctgggCGCCGACTATCCGGAGGACCTCGAGCACGACCGCTTCGCTTTCCTGAGCTTCCGGCTGTACTACCTCCTCGCGTACGGCCGGTGGTACCGCCGGCGGTTCCAGGGCAGCGGGAGCCAAAGGGCCAAGGACGGCGCCGGGTGGGCGTCGGGCCTCTACGGCAGCGTGTACAAGGGGCCCGGCGTCGCGACGGAGGAGAGGTCGAcgtggagggaggaggtcAAGGCGGGCCGGAGCACGGAGAACCTGGCGGACGGCAACAACGGGCGCAGCCAGCCTTGA
- a CDS encoding HET domain-containing protein: MPGLGCPIYRRLKRKDNHCPVKGNESSLIQLSDGKGHCRINIAREGSEFRDFYDFDAGSGTGSEEDASEDKSTEGDAFVELDEQTRRLASGKILSHRSVKKPRAHRYIPAAAQDRGDALLVEEKPPTSEQSADLMSGVNGRGELTAAKKREALFDKQLAALRPGDRQALMHLPLPQQRALVAKAKKQQERWNREQMAQEIKRQLKANPPPECEPSSPHSDLVTTELQYHRLSNALPFTALSYCWGPAVTQSPIVIDGAVQRCGLNGELALRHLRGAEGVHVWIDQLCINQDDNAEKGHQVQMMRHIYSAAARVAVWMGLPADDSDLFLPHVRAMGALIRQQRYADVVRAHADMAFLRRVSHAFRAFCERQYWTRLWIIQEFAVGAEIDVLCGRASVGYADLRGFLVFLNKVYDHYPAIQAEGGAPLMMTLLEMLRGFKTSANSFLEGVLTRRRRYQLRHGGAPVAAATTTATATTEVTPQVLGDVERAMAGDSESLFAVLVTTLVLEVDYNHTQATDPRDRVFAVMHFADDVDEFEGLPDYSLGCEEVYRAAARRILMQGNIDLLSYCQFPREAPSLATWAPDWQTGIKRPNVGNPWLSKFDASASSLPRQQLVVAPDAETVQLRGVLVDAVAETGGDAWDPNWVEELDRGAALAFVDEVGRLCEKSPLFGDRVRARDLKDVMRICIADRYHYREPERQAELLEGFAQAELWMRRDVGEARSGAEMGLQMSDSLGWQQPWYVTAMKNLHGRRPFLSGSGYVGLAPRHVQPGDRVVVFLGWKTPYIVRDSTGAAGYCELVGEAYVHGIMFGEAMTDDCEVREFLLR, encoded by the exons ATGCCAGGATT GGGCTGTCCCATATATCGCCGGCTCAAGAGGAAGGACAACCACTGCCCCGTAAAGGGTAATGAGTCGTCCCTGATTCAACTCTCCGACGGCAAAGGCCACTGCCGTATCAACATCGCGAGAGAAGGGTCGGAGTTTAGAGACTTTTACGATTTTGACGCCGGTTCGGGAACAGGGTCAGAAGAAGATGCGAGCGAGGATAAAAGCACAGAGGGAGATGCATTCGTCGAATTGGACGAGCAGACACGACGTTTGGCCTCGGGCAAGATCCTATCCCATCGGAGCGTCAAGAAACCCCGAGCGCATCGATACATCCCGGCGGCTGCGCAGGATAGGGGTGACGCATTGCTGGTAGAAGAGAAGCCGCCAACAAGCGAACAGTCGGCGGACCTGATGTCTGGCGTGAACGGCAGAGGGGAGTTGACAGCGGCGAAGAAGCGAGAGGCACTCTTCGACAAGCAGCTGGCCGCCCTACGCCCCGGAGACCGACAGGCGTTGATGCATCTGCCTCTCCCGCAGCAGAGAGCCCTggtggccaaggccaagaagcagcAAGAGAGGTGGAACCGGGAGCAGATGGCCCAGGAGATCAAGCGCCAGCTGAAAGCCAATCC ACCCCCCGAGTGCgaaccctcctccccccacaGCGACCTCGTCACCACCGAGCTCCAGTATCACCGTCTCAGCAATGCTCTTCCTTTCACTGCCCTGTCGTACTGCTGGGGCCCGGCCGTCACCCAAAGCcccatcgtcatcgacggcgccgtccagCGGTGCGGCCTCAACGGCGAGCTCGCCCTCCGGCACCTCCGcggggccgagggcgtccaCGTCTGGATCGACCAGCTGTGCATCAACCAGGACGACAACGCCGAGAAGGGCCACCAGGTCCAGATGATGCGCCACATCTACTCCGCCGCGgcccgcgtcgccgtctgGATGGGCCTCCCGGCCGACGACAGcgacctcttcctcccccacGTCCGCGCCATGGGCGCCCTGATCCGGCAGCAGAGGtacgccgacgtcgtccgggCCCACGCCGACATGGCCTTCCTTCGGAGGGTGTCGCACGCGTTCCGCGCCTTCTGCGAGAGGCAGTACTGGACGCGGCTCTGGATCATCCAGGAgttcgccgtcggcgccgagatcgacgTGCTCTGCGGCCGCGCGTCGGTCGGGTACGCCGACCTGCGGGGgttcctcgtcttcctcaacAAGGTGTACGACCACTACCCGGCGATCCAGGCCGAGGGGGGCGCGCCGCTGATGATGACTCTCCTCGAGATGCTGCGCGGCTTCAAGACCTCGGCCAATAgcttcctcgagggcgtcctcACCCGGCGGCGCAGGTACCAGCTCCGACACGGCGGCGCTCCAGTTGCTgcggcgacaacgacggcgacggcgacgacggaagTGACACCCCAAGTGCTCGGGGACGTCGAGCGGGCCATGGCGGGCGACAGCGAGAGCCTCTTCGCGGTGCTGGTGACGACGCTAGTGCTGGAGGTCGACTACAACCACACGCAGGCGACGGACCCGCGCGACCGCGTCTTCGCCGTGATGCacttcgccgacgacgtcgacgagttCGAGGGCCTCCCGGACTACAGCCTCGGCTGCGAGGAAGTGTACCGGGCCGCAGCCCGGCGCATCCTGATGCAGGGCAACATCGACCTGCTCTCGTACTGCCAGTTCCCGCGCGAGGCGCCGTCGCTGGCGACGTGGGCGCCCGACTGGCAGACGGGGATCAAGCGGCCCAACGTCGGGAACCCGTGGCTGTCCAAGTTCgacgcctccgcctcctcgctgccccggcagcagctcgtcgtGGCCCCGGACGCGGAGACGGTGCAGCTGCGCGGggtgctcgtcgacgccgtcgcagAGACCGGGGGCGACGCCTGGGACCCGAACtgggtcgaggagctggaccgcggcgcggcgctcgcgttcgtcgacgaggtcggccgcCTCTGCGAGAAGTCGCCGCTGTTTGGCGACCGGGTCCGGGCGCGGGACCTGAAGGACGTGATGCGCATCTGCATTGCGGACCGGTACCACTACCGGGAGCCCGAGAGGCAGGCGGAGCTGCTAGAGGGTTTCGCGCAGGCGGAGCTGTGGATGAGGAgggacgtcggcgaggccaGATCCGGGGCAGAGATGGGATTGCAGATGAGCGACTCGCTCGGGTGGCAGCAGCCGTGGTACGtgacggcgatgaagaaCCTCCACGGACGGCGGCCGTTCCTCTCGGGGTCCGGGTACGTCGGGCTGGCGCCGAGGCACGTCCAGCCGGGAGACAGGGTTGTCGTCTTTCTGGGCTGGAAGACGCCGTACATCGTGCGGGACAGCACGGGGGCCGCTGGGTATTGTGAGCTGGTCGGGGAGGCGTACGTTCACGGCATCATGTTCGGCGAGGCCATGACGGACGACTGTGAGGTCAGGGAGTTCTTGTTGCGATGA
- a CDS encoding Seed maturation protein pm25-like protein, with product MAVNQETVQHLADNGHIISPKEISEIAQAEKAQTGNPVPTVGGLTATAQSLHDKQQNFLVKKAEIEKKPESDITKDDAKEIQSAEARLLGHRPPTGSISAHIQSIADKNEKSLPSEVGKDEAAATIEKDEAVASKVTEVSEKKEQSVQEGQ from the exons ATGGCCGTCAACCAGGAGACCGTCCAGCACCTTGCCGACAACGGCCACATCATCTCCCCCAAGGAGATCTCGGAAatcgcccaggccgagaaggcccaGACTGGTAACCCCGTCCCCACTGTAGGTGGCCTTACTG CCACCGCCCAGAGTCTTCACGACAAGCAGCAGAACTTCCtcgtcaagaaggccgagatcgagaagAAGCCTGAGTCGGATATCACCAAAGACGACGCCAAGGAGATCCAGTCTGCCGAG GCCCGTCTCCTTGGTCACCGCCCCCCTACGGGTTCCATTTCAGCCCATATCCAGTCCATTGCTGACAAGAACGAGAAGTCTCTCCCCTCTGAAGTCGGCAAGGACGAAGCTGCGGCCACTATTGAGAAGGACGAGGCTGTGGCTTCCAAGGTCACTGAGGTGTCTGAGAAGAAGGAGCAGTCTGTTCAGGAGGGCCAGTGA
- a CDS encoding S1/P1 Nuclease, which translates to MRLSTALLAAAVQPAFAWGNVGHRTVGYLAEKHLTDEAAAVFGELLANDRNYDFSDAATWADTLRGHMGWASKYHYINPPDDPPRVCGMKYPQDCPSSGCVISAIQNYTSQILDTSLPHVNRKNATMFVIHFLGDIHQPLHATGILRGGNDIRPVCWRRQPHNGVCTGPMSLHSVWDTQIPHRIRGLPPHVRPSDEKVAAAAWADELYLRQEQAGVNATAGHCVDLDTGACALGWASESNAFVCSHVLKPGLAWLKGNDLSEGYFEENWEVVEEVIGKAGVRLGAWLNAIAERLASEKAPVFEDL; encoded by the exons ATGCGTTTATCAACCGCCCTTTTGGCAGCGGCCGTCCAGCCGGCGTTCGCCTGGGGCAACGTCGGCCACCGCACCGTTGGCTACCTTGCCGAGAAACACTTGAccgacgaagccgccgccgtcttcgggGAGCTCCTCGCCAATGACCGCAACTACGACTTTTCCGATGCCGCGACGTGGGCGGACACGCTCCGGGGCCACATGGGCTGGGCGAGCAAGTATCACTACATCA ATCCCCCCGATGACCCGCCTCGTGTCTGCGGCATGAAGTATCCGCAAGACTGCCCGTCGAGCGGCTGCGTCATATCCGCCATTCAGAACTAC ACCTCCCAGATCCTTGACACCTCGCTGCCGCACGTCAACCGCAAGAACGCAACCATGTTTGTTATCCACTTCCTCGGCGACATTCACCAGCCCCTGCACGCCACCGGCATCCTtcgcggcggcaacgacaTCCGCCCCGTCTGCTGGCGTCGCCAACCGCACAACGGCGTCTGTACGGGGCCCATGAGCCTGCACTCCGTCTGGGACACGCAGATTCCGCACCGCATCCGCGGACTGCCGCCGCACGTGCGCCCGTCAGATGAGAaggtcgcggcggcggcgtgggccGACGAGCTGTACCTCCGGCAGGAGCAGGCCGGGGTGAACGCCACGGCGGGGCACtgcgtcgacctcgacacgGGGGCGTGCGCGCTGGGGTGGGCGAGCGAGTCCAACGCGTTTGTGTGCTCGCATGTGCTCAAGCCCGGGCTGGCGTGGCTGAAGGGGAACGACTTGAGCGAGGGGTACTTTGAGGAGAACTGGGAGGTGGTCGAAGAGGTCATCGGGAAGGCGGGCGTGAGGCTCGGCGCATGGCTCAACGCCATCGCGGAGAGGCTGGCCAGCGAGAAGGCGCCCGTGTTTGAGGATCTCTGA
- a CDS encoding 3-hydroxy-3-methylglutaryl coenzyme A reductase, with amino-acid sequence MISSTLLPRRFRGEQPATQPAAPSWVNKKITPALKFLSKLACSHPIHTVVIVAVLASTSYVGLLQESLFDATISVRTADWSSLTEGSRRLHASSDTAWKWQNVELDASISPDVDHRALLTLVFPESQSPESINTAPRTHAVPIPQNLSITSLPSTSNSLTSYSQDSALAFSVPYSQAPEFLSVAQEIPDATSDEIETTHGKEKKKWIMKAAKVHTRNSFVQWARNGWTEFLDLLKNAEALDIFIMVLGYLSMHLTFVSLFLSMRRMGSNFWLFTNVLFSSVFAFLFGLLVTTKLGVPITMVLLSEGLPFLVVTIGFEKNIVLTRAVLSHAIEHRKPQGQKDDNKSNRKADVSSPNVIQYAVQAAINEKGYDIVKDYAIEIGILVLGAASGVQGGLQQFCFLAAWILFFDCILLFSFYTAILSIKLEINRIKRHVQMRRALEDDGVSHRVAENVAKSNDWPESNGKAPKEASLFGKQMKSSNVPKFKVLMVSGFVLINAINICTIPFRNSSSLPSLASLTGGLSAVVTAPPVDPFKVASNGLDAILESAKANERPTVVTVLTPIKYELEYPSIHYALPSPASKSGHKLDDEYDHFENYGVGGRMVGSILKSLEDPVLSKWIIIALAMSVALNGYLFNAARWGIKDPNVPDHQIDPKELARAEKFNDTDSATLPLGEYIPPTPKPATPESTDDESEEAKPSEPTSPVEKRTIPQLEKMIAEKRVHEMTDSEVITMSLRGKIPGYSLERALKDFTRAVKIRRSIISRTNATSDLTSSLERSKLPYKGYNWERVFGACCENVVGYLPLPVGVAGPLVIDGQSYFLPMATTEGVLVASASRGCKAINSGGGAVTVLTGDGMTRGPCVSFETLERAGAAKIWLDSDAGQAVMKKAFNSTSNFARLQTMKTALAGTNLYIRFKTTTGDAMGMNMISKGVEHALSVMAAEGFEDMSIVSVSGNYCTDKKAAAINWIDGRGKSVVAEAIIPGDVVKNVLKSDVDTLVQLNVDKNLIGSAMAGSVGGFNAHAANIVAAIFLATGQDPAQVVESANCITIMKNLRGSLQISVSMPSLEVGTLGGGTILEPQSAMLDMLGVRGPHPTMPGENARRLARIIAAGVLAGELSLCSALAAGHLVKAHMQHNRSAPPTRTNTPAPASGTATPVGLAMTSAVEKAAGKSAAAVERARR; translated from the exons ATGATATCCTCAACACTTCTTCCCCGCCGCTTTCGGGGCGAGCAGCCCGCTACCCAACCGGCCGCCCCCTCCTGGGTCAACAAGAAGATCACGCCCGCTCTCAAGTTCCTCTCTAAGCTTGCTTGCTCCCATCCGATCCACACCGTCGTCATTGTCGCCGTCTTGGCCAGCACCTCGTACGTTGGCCTGCTGCAGGAGAGCTTGTTCGATGCCACCATTAGCGTCCGCACCGCAGACTGGTCCTCCCTCACCGAGGGCAGCCGAAGACTCCATGCCAGCTCCGACACAGCCTGGAAATGGCAGAATGTCGAGCTCGATGCCTCCATCTCGCCCGACGTCGACCACCGCGCCCTCCTGaccctcgtcttccccgaGTCCCAGTCTCCCGAGTCCATCAACACCGCCCCGCGCACCCATGCCGTCCCGATCCCCCAGAACCTGTCCATCACCTCGCTGCCCTCGACCTCCAACTCCCTGACGAGCTACTCCCAGGACAgcgccctcgccttctccgtcCCCTACTCCCAGGCCCCCGAGTTCCTGTCCGTTGCCCAGGAGATCCCCGATGCCACCAGCGACGAGATTGAGACGACCCacggcaaggagaagaagaagtggatcatgaaggccgccaaggtccACACCCGCAACAGCTTCGTCCAGTGGGCTCGCAATGGCTGGACCGagttcctcgacctcctcaagaacgccgaggccctcgacatCTTCATTATGGTCCTTGGTTACTTGTCCATGCACCTGACCTTCGTCTCCCTGTTCCTCTCCATGCGCCGCATGGGCTCCAACTTCTGGCTCTTCACCAAcgtcctcttctcctccgtctTTGCCTTCCTCTTTGGTCTTCTCGTCACCACCAAGCTCGGTGTCCCGATTACCATGGTCTTGCTCTCCGAGGGCCTGCCCTTTCTCGTCGTCACCATTGGCTTCGAGAAGAACATCGTCCTGACCCGCGCCGTGCTCTCCCACGCCATTGAGCACCGCAAGCCCCAGGGCCAGAAGGACGACAACAAGTCCAACAGGAAGGCCGATGTCTCGTCTCCCAACGTTATTCAGTACGCCGTCCAGGCCGCCATCAATGAGAAGGGCTACGACATCGTCAAGGACTACGCCATCGAGATCGGTATCCTCGTTCTTGGCGCTGCCTCGGGCGTCCAGGGCGGTCTTCAGCAGTTCtgcttcctcgccgcctggaTTCTCTTCTTCGACTGCATCCTCTTGTTCTCCTTCTACACTGCCATTCTGAGCATCAAGCTCGAGATCAACCGCATCAAGCGCCACGTCCAGATGCGTCGCGCtctcgaggatgacggcgtcAGCCACCGCGTTGCCGAGAACGTCGCCAAGAGCAACGACTGGCCCGAGTCCAACGGAAAGGCCCCCAAGGAGGCTTCTCTGTTCGGCAAGCAGATGAAGAGCAGCAACGTGCCCAAGTTCAAGGTGCTCATGGTCAGCGGTTTCGTCCTCATCAACGCCATCAACATCTGCACCATTCCTTTCCGCAACTCGAGCTCTCTTCCCAGCTTGGCTTCCTTGACCGGCGGCCTCAGCGCCGTTGTGACGGCCCCACCGGTCGACCCCTTCAAGGTCGCCTCCAACGGCTTGGACGCCATCTTGGAGTCGGCCAAGGCCAACGAGCGCCCGACCGTCGTCACCGTTCTCACCCCCATCAAGTACGAGCTGGAGTACCCCTCCATCCACTACGCCTTGCCCTCTCCTGCCAGCAAGTCTGGCCACAAGCTCGACGATGAGTACGACCACTTTGAGAACTacggcgtcggcggtcgCATGGTTGGCAGCATCCTGAAGAGCCTCGAGGACCCCGTCCTTTCCAAGTGGATCATCATTGCCCTGGCCATGAGCGTTGCCCTCAATGGCTACCTCTTCAATGCCGCGCGATGGGGCATCAAGGATCCCAACGTTCCCGACCATCAGATCGACCCCAAGGAGCTGGCTCGTGCCGAGAAGTTTAACGATACCGACTCGGCCACCCTGCCTCTTGGCGAGTACATTCCTCCTACCCCTAAGCCCGCGACGCCGGAGTCAACCGACGACGAGTCCGAGGAGGCTAAACCCTCGGAGCCGACAAGCCCTGTTGAGAAGCGCACCATTCCCCAGCTGGAGAAGATGATCGCCGAGAAGCGTGTCCATGAGATGACGGACTCGGAGGTGATCACCATGTCCCTCCGTGGCAAGATTCCTGGTTACTCTCTCGAGCGTGCGCTGAAGGACTTTACTCGCGCCGTCAAGATCCGCCGTTCCATCATCTCCCGCACCAACGCCACCTCCGACCTCACCAGCAGCCTGGAGCGATCCAAGCTCCCCTATAAGGGCTACAACTGGGAGCGCGTCTTTGGCGCCTGCTGTGAAAACGTCGTTGGCTACCTGCCCCTCCCCGTTGGTGTTGCCGGCCCTCTTGTTATTGATGGACAGAGCTACTTCCTCCCCATGGCTACCACTGAGGGCGTCTTAGTCGCTAGTGCCAGCCGTGGCTGCAAGGCTATCAActcgggcggcggtgctgtCACTGTGCTTACCGGCGATGGAATGACCCGCGGGCCTTGCGTCAGCTTTGAGACGCTTGAGcgcgccggtgccgccaAGATCTGGCTTGACTCGGATGCTGGCCAAGCCGTCATGAAGAAGGCCTTCAACTCGACCAGCAACTTCGCCCGCCTCCAGACCATGAAGACTGCGCTCGCAGGCACCAACCTGTACATCCGCTTCAAGACCACGACCGGTGACGCCATGGGCATGAACATGATTTCCAAGGGTGTCGAGCACGCCCTTTCcgtcatggcggccgagggcttCGAGGACATGAGCATTGTTTCCGTCTCGGGCAACTACTGCACAGATAAGAAGGCTGCTGCTATCAACTGGATCGACGGACGTGGAAAGAGCGTCGTTGCTGAGGCCATCATCCCTGGTGACGTCGTTAAGAATGTGCTCAAGAGCGACGTTGATACGCTCGTCCAGCTCAACGTCGACAAGAACTTGATCGGATCGGCCATGGCTGGTTCGGTTGGTGGATTCAATGCTCACGCCGCCAACATCGTTGCCGCCATCTTCCTTGCCACAGGCCAAGACCCCGCACAGGTGGTGGAAAGTGCCAACTGTATTACCATTATGAAGAA CCTCCGCGGTTCTCTGCAAATCTCGGTGTCGATGCCGTCTCTCGAAGTT